From Psychrobacillus sp. FSL K6-2836, a single genomic window includes:
- the ctaF gene encoding cytochrome c oxidase subunit IVB, producing the protein MSHDAQVYVRSQTEFEYIKQKRKKDMRHQVTTFAIMIFLTLIAFTAVAADFSVYLIVPVILLLAGVQVVLQLYYFMHMSEKNHQVAAFFLYSACLIAFTFILTFLTIIWWG; encoded by the coding sequence ATGTCACACGACGCTCAAGTTTATGTGAGATCACAAACAGAATTTGAATATATTAAGCAAAAACGTAAAAAAGATATGCGTCACCAGGTTACAACTTTTGCGATTATGATATTCTTAACATTAATTGCTTTTACTGCTGTAGCTGCTGATTTTTCCGTATATTTAATAGTTCCAGTTATTTTATTGCTTGCTGGAGTTCAAGTAGTATTACAGCTTTACTACTTCATGCATATGAGTGAAAAAAATCATCAGGTAGCTGCATTTTTCTTATACAGCGCTTGTTTGATAGCTTTTACTTTCATCTTAACTTTCCTTACAATTATTTGGTGGGGTTAA
- a CDS encoding DUF420 domain-containing protein, with the protein MNLPVLPTISTFFIVLSAVLVAIGWALIKQKKIEAHKKTMTAAAISALIFFIIYASRTIFIGNTAFGGPADIKVYYTVFLIFHITLATTGAIFGLVTLYLGYKNNIQKHRKIGPITSVIWFFVAITGVAVYLLLYVFYTGGETTSVIKAIIGG; encoded by the coding sequence ATGAATTTACCCGTTCTACCAACTATAAGTACATTTTTTATCGTATTAAGTGCTGTTTTAGTAGCGATTGGTTGGGCACTCATAAAACAAAAGAAAATTGAAGCCCATAAAAAAACAATGACTGCAGCTGCAATATCGGCTTTAATATTTTTCATCATCTATGCATCGCGAACTATTTTTATCGGGAATACAGCTTTTGGTGGACCAGCAGATATTAAAGTTTACTATACAGTCTTTTTAATATTCCATATTACATTAGCAACGACTGGTGCTATTTTTGGATTGGTAACTCTGTATTTAGGATATAAAAATAATATTCAAAAGCATCGTAAAATTGGACCAATTACAAGTGTTATATGGTTTTTTGTAGCAATAACAGGTGTTGCAGTCTATTTACTGTTATATGTATTTTATACAGGTGGAGAAACCACATCTGTAATAAAAGCAATAATAGGTGGATAA
- a CDS encoding cytochrome c oxidase subunit I: protein MSSIAKKKGFGATLWDYLTTVDHKKIAVMYLAAGGLFFVIGGIEAMLIRIQLAKPDNDFVSAGLFNEIITMHGTTMIFLAAMPILFGFMNAVMPLQIGARDVAFPFLNALGFWLFLFGGIFLNLSWFMGGAPDAGWTSYASLSLASPGHGIDFYALGLQIAGAGTYIGGINFLVTIINMRAPGMTYMRMPLFTWTTFVASALILFAFPPLTIGLFFLIFDRMFGGNFFDHTMGGNTIIWEHLFWIFGHPEVYILILPAFGIFSEIFALFSRKRLFGYSSMVFATVLIGFLGFMVWAHHMFTVGLGPTANAIFAVATMAIAVPTGMKIFNWLLTIWGGSIKVTTPMLYALGFIPSFVAGGVTGIMQAAAPLDYQLHDSYFIVAHFHYVIVGGVVLAILAGVHLYWPLMFNQMLNETLGKWTFWFFFIGFHCTFFIQHFLGLMGMPRRVFTFGADQGWDTFNLISSVGAALMAIGVIILVINIIITAVKNEKVGNDPWEDGRTLEWAIPQPIPFYNFKQTPLVRGLDTFWIEKQEGNKEGMTYAEPLSDIHMPNNSFIPFVMTIGLFIAAFGALYNGEKDWAVPVIVLGLAITVGSMAVRSIKDDHGFHIHKEDLMNDEGGK, encoded by the coding sequence GTGAGTTCTATCGCAAAGAAAAAAGGCTTTGGCGCAACTCTATGGGACTATTTAACAACAGTAGACCATAAAAAAATTGCAGTCATGTACCTTGCTGCCGGCGGTTTGTTCTTCGTAATCGGTGGTATCGAAGCAATGCTTATTCGAATTCAATTAGCAAAACCAGATAATGATTTTGTTAGTGCGGGTCTATTTAACGAAATTATTACAATGCATGGTACAACTATGATATTCCTTGCAGCCATGCCTATATTATTTGGATTTATGAATGCTGTTATGCCACTTCAAATTGGAGCACGTGACGTAGCATTCCCATTTCTGAATGCGCTTGGTTTTTGGTTATTCTTGTTTGGTGGTATTTTCCTTAACCTATCTTGGTTTATGGGAGGAGCACCTGATGCAGGATGGACTTCTTATGCATCATTATCATTAGCATCACCTGGTCATGGTATTGACTTTTATGCTCTTGGGCTACAGATAGCCGGTGCTGGTACTTATATAGGAGGTATTAACTTCCTTGTAACAATTATTAATATGCGCGCTCCAGGTATGACGTATATGCGTATGCCATTGTTTACCTGGACTACATTTGTAGCTAGTGCATTGATTTTATTTGCATTCCCACCACTTACTATTGGATTATTCTTCTTAATCTTTGACCGTATGTTCGGTGGTAACTTCTTTGACCATACAATGGGTGGTAATACGATTATTTGGGAGCATTTATTCTGGATTTTCGGGCATCCTGAAGTATATATATTAATATTACCTGCTTTTGGTATATTCTCTGAAATATTCGCCTTATTCTCACGTAAACGTTTATTTGGATACTCGTCTATGGTCTTTGCAACTGTATTAATCGGTTTCTTAGGATTCATGGTTTGGGCTCACCATATGTTTACAGTTGGTTTAGGACCAACAGCTAATGCAATTTTCGCAGTTGCTACTATGGCAATCGCAGTTCCAACGGGTATGAAAATCTTTAACTGGCTGCTTACAATTTGGGGAGGAAGTATTAAAGTTACGACCCCAATGCTATACGCGTTAGGTTTCATCCCTTCATTCGTAGCTGGTGGGGTAACTGGTATTATGCAAGCAGCAGCTCCGCTTGATTACCAATTACATGATTCGTACTTTATCGTTGCCCATTTCCACTATGTAATCGTTGGAGGGGTAGTGCTAGCAATTTTAGCAGGAGTACACTTATATTGGCCGTTAATGTTCAATCAAATGTTAAATGAAACATTAGGTAAATGGACGTTCTGGTTCTTCTTTATTGGTTTCCACTGTACGTTCTTTATACAGCATTTCTTAGGACTTATGGGTATGCCTCGTCGCGTATTTACTTTCGGAGCAGACCAAGGTTGGGATACTTTCAACTTAATCAGTTCTGTAGGTGCTGCATTGATGGCAATTGGTGTAATAATACTAGTAATTAACATCATAATTACAGCCGTTAAGAACGAAAAAGTTGGAAATGACCCTTGGGAAGATGGACGTACATTGGAGTGGGCTATTCCACAACCGATTCCGTTCTATAATTTTAAACAAACGCCACTTGTTCGTGGTTTAGATACTTTCTGGATTGAAAAACAAGAAGGTAACAAAGAAGGTATGACATATGCAGAACCACTTTCTGATATCCATATGCCAAACAATTCTTTCATTCCTTTTGTTATGACAATTGGTTTGTTTATCGCAGCCTTTGGAGCACTATACAATGGTGAAAAAGATTGGGCAGTTCCAGTCATTGTTTTAGGTTTAGCAATTACAGTTGGGTCTATGGCTGTACGTTCGATTAAAGACGATCATGGATTTCATATTCACAAAGAAGATTTAATGAATGATGAAGGGGGTAAATAA
- the coxB gene encoding cytochrome c oxidase subunit II: MMRGLKKWRLFSLLAALTIFLSGCGEEYLSTLTPAGQVGRDQFNLLLLSSAIMALVIIVVVIIYVVALVKFRRKKVGEDVIPKQVEGSHTLEIIWTVIPILLLIVLAVPTVYYTYKHADVAAMDQVDEDGNKTNVTVNVKASLYWWEFEYPDLGIVTAQELVVPTDEKVYFNLKAADVKHSFWIPTAGGKMDTNVENVNQFYLEFDDASASLEQGVFYGKCAELCGPSHALMDFKVKTLEREDFNAWVETMKTKEHVAEGELASQGEEIFNTSCIACHATSGAGSTGGMGPNLATFGDRNRVAGFMSHDEESLKNWISDPQKYKPGNLMPQPKTINDGKEFSEDQLDALAAYLMGLSVEK, translated from the coding sequence ATGATGAGAGGGCTTAAAAAATGGCGACTTTTTTCACTGTTAGCAGCTCTAACGATTTTCTTATCGGGTTGTGGCGAAGAATACTTATCGACGCTTACACCTGCAGGACAAGTCGGAAGAGATCAATTTAACTTGTTATTACTATCTTCTGCTATTATGGCTTTAGTTATTATTGTAGTAGTAATTATTTATGTTGTTGCTCTAGTGAAATTCCGTCGTAAAAAAGTTGGGGAAGATGTTATTCCTAAACAAGTAGAAGGAAGTCATACGCTTGAGATAATATGGACAGTTATTCCAATTTTACTATTAATCGTTCTTGCTGTTCCAACTGTTTACTATACATATAAACATGCGGATGTAGCTGCAATGGATCAAGTCGATGAAGATGGAAACAAAACAAATGTAACTGTAAATGTTAAAGCAAGTCTTTATTGGTGGGAATTTGAATATCCGGATTTAGGAATTGTTACTGCTCAAGAGTTAGTAGTGCCTACGGATGAAAAAGTTTATTTCAATTTAAAAGCTGCTGATGTGAAACACTCCTTCTGGATTCCTACAGCTGGCGGTAAAATGGATACAAACGTAGAAAACGTTAACCAATTCTATTTAGAATTCGATGATGCATCTGCTAGTTTAGAGCAAGGTGTATTCTATGGTAAATGTGCTGAACTATGTGGACCGTCACATGCGCTTATGGATTTCAAAGTAAAAACCTTAGAACGTGAAGATTTTAACGCTTGGGTTGAAACAATGAAAACTAAAGAGCATGTAGCTGAAGGTGAACTTGCATCTCAAGGTGAAGAAATTTTCAATACTAGCTGTATCGCTTGTCACGCAACTTCAGGTGCTGGTTCAACTGGCGGAATGGGACCAAACTTAGCAACTTTTGGAGATCGCAATCGTGTTGCTGGATTTATGTCTCATGATGAAGAAAGCTTGAAAAATTGGATCAGTGATCCTCAAAAATACAAACCAGGTAACTTAATGCCTCAGCCAAAAACTATTAACGACGGCAAAGAGTTCAGTGAAGATCAATTAGATGCTCTTGCAGCATATCTAATGGGACTATCTGTAGAAAAATAA
- the ytvI gene encoding sporulation integral membrane protein YtvI, whose product MVLNFFKKEYIKYFVLAVMLLLLAIFILPVSIPIILALLTAIIMEPVVKFTQKTFKWKRKPAVITNFVLFLSVISGLLYLVITKLFSQLIYISQTIPTYINSWTGLWIDMQNSLFKYTEGLPKEVVESIQNKFDATLESMRDALLDILSYNNISALLTNIPNFLVSFIVFIIALFLFMLDLQNLQVKFFHYLSDNTAGKVRFMFASIKKVAIGFMKAQIIASFIILGASFIGLLLIITPKYALIMAIVIWIIDIIPILGSIAVLAPWAVYHYLTGDMVMGTKLTILAVILLVIRRAVEPKLMGSQMGVSPLAILIAMFIGAKLFGFIGFMIGPLVVIIFITAKESGMLKLNFKI is encoded by the coding sequence CTTCATACTTCCAGTATCTATTCCTATTATACTCGCACTACTTACAGCAATTATTATGGAGCCAGTCGTCAAGTTCACTCAAAAAACGTTTAAATGGAAGCGTAAACCTGCTGTCATAACTAACTTTGTTCTTTTTCTTAGCGTCATTTCCGGACTATTATACCTAGTGATTACAAAACTTTTTAGCCAACTCATTTATATATCACAGACCATTCCCACATATATAAATAGCTGGACCGGGTTATGGATCGATATGCAAAATAGTTTGTTTAAATACACGGAAGGTCTCCCTAAAGAAGTAGTCGAATCGATTCAAAATAAATTTGATGCCACTTTAGAAAGTATGAGAGATGCCCTCTTAGATATACTTAGTTACAATAATATTTCTGCACTTTTGACGAATATACCGAACTTTTTAGTTAGTTTTATAGTATTTATTATTGCTCTTTTTTTATTTATGTTAGACTTGCAGAATTTACAAGTGAAATTTTTTCATTATCTGTCTGATAATACTGCGGGTAAGGTACGTTTTATGTTTGCTAGTATAAAAAAAGTGGCTATTGGATTTATGAAAGCTCAGATTATTGCAAGTTTCATTATTTTGGGTGCATCATTCATCGGTCTTTTGCTAATTATCACGCCAAAATACGCTTTAATAATGGCTATTGTCATTTGGATTATCGATATTATTCCAATATTGGGTTCTATTGCTGTTTTAGCACCTTGGGCTGTTTATCATTATTTAACAGGTGATATGGTAATGGGAACCAAGTTAACTATATTAGCAGTAATATTATTAGTAATACGTAGAGCTGTAGAACCTAAGTTGATGGGTTCTCAAATGGGGGTATCTCCCCTAGCAATCTTAATAGCCATGTTTATCGGAGCAAAGCTTTTCGGTTTCATCGGATTTATGATAGGCCCTCTTGTAGTGATTATTTTTATAACTGCTAAAGAATCGGGAATGTTAAAACTTAACTTTAAGATTTAA
- a CDS encoding cytochrome (ubi)quinol oxidase subunit III: protein MDFNKKYSPQTWPDHPEQVTLEGKNKFLGFWLFLGGETVLFASLFATYLALKNKGPSGMTFSTDTLFELPLVFVMTMLLLTSSLTSVYAMYHMKNHNFRGMQTWLAITVLLGLAFLGLEIYEFNHYVHLGFTYGQSAFSSAFFTLVGTHGLHVVIGLGWIILLMLRNAKRGFSLYNAPKYYTASLYWHFIDVVWVFIFTVVYLMGVVG, encoded by the coding sequence ATGGACTTTAATAAAAAGTACTCCCCACAAACGTGGCCAGATCATCCTGAGCAAGTTACTTTAGAAGGTAAGAATAAATTTTTAGGTTTTTGGTTATTTCTAGGTGGAGAAACTGTACTATTTGCAAGTTTGTTTGCTACGTATTTAGCATTAAAAAACAAAGGTCCAAGTGGTATGACGTTCTCAACTGATACACTTTTTGAATTACCGTTAGTATTTGTTATGACGATGCTATTATTAACTTCTTCATTAACAAGTGTCTACGCAATGTATCACATGAAAAATCACAATTTCAGAGGTATGCAAACTTGGTTAGCTATAACAGTTCTTTTAGGATTAGCTTTCTTAGGTTTAGAAATTTATGAGTTTAATCATTATGTACATTTAGGTTTTACTTATGGACAAAGTGCTTTCTCATCTGCATTCTTTACGCTTGTAGGTACTCATGGATTGCACGTAGTAATTGGACTAGGATGGATTATTCTATTAATGTTACGTAATGCAAAACGTGGATTTAGTTTGTATAATGCACCAAAATATTATACTGCTTCTCTATACTGGCATTTTATTGATGTAGTGTGGGTATTCATCTTTACAGTAGTATACTTGATGGGAGTTGTTGGTTAA
- the cyoE gene encoding heme o synthase, with amino-acid sequence MSNGHSITATNETETEQVNTTFFQDFLSLIKIGIVNSNLFTTFAGMWLAFQFTDRNFLRELDILFYTLIGSGLIIAGSAAMNNFIDRDIDPVMKSKKGRPTVTGRFSPSAVLITSFSLMIVGEILLFLASTSAGVWGLAGIISYVVLYSMWSKRKHVSNTIVGSISGAIPPVIGWAAVEPSLGIGALALFLIMFAWQPPHFYALAMKRTEEYRAANIPMLPVVKGFKRTKVSILLWILLLFPLPFLLMELGVIFVVLATVLNLGWLYFSIKGFRVKDDIKWATGMFIYSLNYMTILFVAIIIFSIFI; translated from the coding sequence ATGTCAAATGGTCATTCAATAACCGCAACTAATGAGACTGAAACTGAACAGGTAAACACTACATTTTTTCAAGATTTTCTTTCACTCATTAAAATAGGTATAGTCAATTCTAACTTATTTACAACATTTGCTGGTATGTGGCTAGCATTTCAATTTACTGATCGAAACTTTCTTAGAGAGTTAGACATATTATTCTATACGCTTATAGGGTCTGGATTGATTATCGCGGGTTCTGCAGCTATGAATAATTTTATCGATCGTGATATAGATCCTGTCATGAAGAGCAAAAAAGGAAGACCAACAGTTACTGGACGGTTTAGTCCATCAGCCGTGCTTATAACTTCTTTTTCACTAATGATTGTAGGTGAAATATTATTATTTTTGGCCTCTACTTCAGCAGGAGTTTGGGGACTAGCAGGAATCATCAGTTACGTTGTGTTATACTCGATGTGGTCAAAACGAAAACATGTGAGTAACACAATAGTTGGTAGTATATCCGGTGCAATACCGCCCGTGATTGGATGGGCAGCTGTTGAACCAAGTTTAGGTATTGGAGCACTTGCTTTATTCTTGATCATGTTTGCATGGCAGCCTCCACATTTTTATGCATTGGCGATGAAGCGTACGGAAGAATATCGTGCTGCAAATATTCCAATGCTACCAGTTGTAAAAGGTTTTAAACGTACAAAAGTGTCCATACTCTTATGGATTCTACTATTATTCCCATTACCATTTTTACTAATGGAATTGGGCGTAATATTTGTTGTTTTGGCAACGGTACTTAATCTGGGATGGTTATACTTTTCCATTAAAGGTTTCCGTGTGAAGGATGATATCAAATGGGCAACAGGAATGTTCATATATTCCTTAAACTATATGACGATATTATTCGTAGCTATAATTATTTTTTCTATCTTTATCTAA
- the ctaG gene encoding cytochrome c oxidase assembly factor CtaG translates to MPISIFGFQALWSPVMIGVLVFLTILYFLITVKWRNDFKVSEPLKKKEVAYFLVSIVLLYIVKGSPVDLMAHIMFSFHMVQMALLLLLVPPLLMKGIPWWVWKAVLELPAVRKVFPVLTKPLLSLIVFSGLFSFYHIPLFFDYIKLDEGLHGTYTFVLFLSALFMWWSIVDIEGVSQRLHGLKKIGFIIGSAVLITPACALIIFTGTPLYDTYTNSDTWLKAMELCVPASTLAGLSLSGPELFSNMTPLADQQLGGILMKIVQEIIYAVFLMSIFFKWYKNEQDNAEEITQKALDDLKVQANL, encoded by the coding sequence ATGCCTATAAGTATATTTGGATTCCAAGCATTATGGAGCCCTGTTATGATTGGAGTATTAGTGTTTTTAACTATTTTATATTTTTTAATAACAGTCAAATGGCGAAATGACTTTAAAGTATCGGAGCCACTGAAAAAGAAAGAGGTAGCTTACTTTCTAGTCAGCATAGTTCTTTTATATATTGTAAAGGGTTCCCCTGTGGATTTAATGGCACATATTATGTTTTCATTTCACATGGTCCAGATGGCTCTTTTATTGTTATTAGTTCCGCCGCTACTAATGAAGGGCATACCGTGGTGGGTATGGAAAGCTGTATTAGAATTACCAGCTGTTCGTAAGGTTTTTCCAGTACTAACAAAGCCATTACTTTCTCTAATTGTCTTCTCAGGATTGTTTTCCTTTTATCATATCCCTTTATTTTTCGATTATATCAAATTGGATGAAGGATTACATGGAACGTACACGTTTGTTTTATTCCTGTCTGCGCTTTTCATGTGGTGGTCTATAGTTGATATAGAGGGAGTTAGTCAACGTTTGCATGGGTTAAAAAAGATCGGCTTCATTATTGGAAGTGCAGTTTTAATAACACCAGCATGTGCGCTAATTATCTTCACTGGAACACCTTTGTATGATACGTACACAAATTCAGATACATGGCTAAAAGCGATGGAGCTATGTGTTCCAGCAAGTACACTAGCTGGACTATCATTAAGTGGACCTGAATTATTTTCTAATATGACACCTCTCGCAGATCAGCAACTAGGTGGGATACTGATGAAAATTGTACAAGAGATTATATATGCAGTATTCCTAATGTCAATTTTCTTCAAATGGTATAAAAATGAGCAGGACAACGCGGAAGAAATTACACAAAAAGCTCTAGATGATTTAAAAGTACAAGCTAATCTTTAA